A stretch of the Glycine soja cultivar W05 chromosome 13, ASM419377v2, whole genome shotgun sequence genome encodes the following:
- the LOC114382143 gene encoding ABC transporter F family member 3-like, translating to MTEVARSVVHDVLGQRVVDVDQPIVDYIVNVLADDDFDFGLDGQGAFEALGELLVAAGCVDDFSHCRSVCSTLCDKFGKHGLVKEKPAVRSLAAPFRMNEGMDDVQAPKKKPEPVDGPLLSERDRLKLERRKRKDERQREAQYQMHLAEMEAARAGMPVVCVRHDNSGGPNVKDIHMENFNISVGGRDLIVDGCVTLSFGRHYGLVGRNGTGKTTFLRHMAMHAIDGVPRNCQILHVEQEVTGDATTALQCVLNSDIERTQLLDEEAQLVAQQREFEDKIEKGDSNGVVGRDDISKRLEEIYKRLEHIDADSAEARAASILAGLSFTPEMQKKATKTFSGGWRMRIALARALFIEPDILLLDEPTNHLDLHAVLWLESYLVKWPKTFIVVSHAREFLNTVVTDIIHLQNQKLTTYKGNYDAFEKTREEQVKNQQKALEANERARSHMQTFIDKFRYNAKRASLVQSRIKALDRMGHVDEIVNDPDYKFDFPTPDDRPGAPIISFSDASFGYPGGPILFKNLNFGIDLDSRIAMVGPNGIGKSTILKLIAGDLQPSSGTVFRSAKVRIAVFSQHHVDGLDLSSNPLLYMMRCYPGVPEQKLRAHLGSFGVTGNLALQPMYTLSGGQKSRVAFAKITFKKPHIILLDEPSNHLDLDAVEALIQGLVLFQGGILMVSHDEHLISGSVEELWVVSEGRVAPFHGTFQDYKKILQSS from the exons ATGACAGAGGTGGCGAGATCAGTGGTGCACGACGTTTTGGGGCAAAGGGTGGTCGACGTGGACCAGCCAATCGTCGATTACATCGTAAACGTCCTCGCCGACGATGACTTCGATTTCGGCCTCGACGGCCAAGGCGCCTTCGAAGCCCTCGGCGAGCTCCTCGTCGCCGCCGGCTGCGTCGACGATTTCTCCCACTGCCGCTCC GTGTGCAGCACGCTGTGCGACAAGTTCGGGAAGCACGGTTTGGTGAAGGAGAAGCCCGCTGTTCGAAGCCTTGCGGCGCCGTTTCGAATGAACGAGGGGATGGACGACGTGCAAGCTCCCAAGAAGAAGCCCGAGCCCGTCGACGGCCCTCTTCTCTCGGAACGCGACCGGTTAAAGCTGGAGAGgcgaaaacgcaaggatgaacGCCAGCGAGAG GCACAATACCAAATGCACTTGGCGGAGATGGAGGCGGCGCGAGCGGGGATGCCGGTGGTGTGTGTGAGACATGATAACAGCGGGGGACCAAACGTGAAGGACATTCATATGGAGAATTTCAACATCTCTGTTGGTGGGCGTGATCTCATTGTGGATGGTTGTGTCACGCTTTCATTTGGAAGGCATTATGGTTTGGTGGGAAGAAATGGGACGGGGAAAACCACTTTCCTTAGGCACATGGCTATGCATGCCATTGATGGTGTTCCGAGGAATTGTCAGATACTGCATGTGGAGCAAGAGGTGACAGGTGATGCTACGACTGCTTTGCAGTGTGTCCTCAACTCTGACATTGAGAGGACTCAGCTTCTAGATGAAGAAGCTCAGTTAGTTGCCCAACAG AGGGAATTCGAGGACAAAATCGAAAAGGGTGATTCGAATGGAGTGGTCGGTAGGGATGACATTTCAAAAAGGCTTGAGGAAATATATAAGAGGCTTGAACACATTGATGCTGATTCGGCTGAGGCACGAGCAGCATCAATACTAGCA GGTTTGAGTTTCACTCCTGAGATGCAGAAGAAGGCAACAAAAACATTTTCTGGAGGATGGCGGATGCGAATAGCTCTTGCTCGTGCATTGTTTATAGAGCCTGATATATTGCTTCTTGATGAGCCTACG aATCATCTTGATCTTCATGCTGTCTTATGGCTTGAATCGTACTTGGTTAAATGGCCAAAAACATTTATCGTTGTTTCTCATGCTAGAGAATTTTTAAACACG GTGGTTACTGATATAATTCACTTACAAAACCAAAAGCTGACTACTTATAAAGGGAATTATGATGCTTTTGAGAAGACTCGAGAAGAACAAGTTAAAAACCAGCAAAAAGCATTAGAGGCAAACGAACGTGCTAGATCTCATATGCAG ACCTTCATTGACAAGTTCCGTTATAATGCGAAGAGGGCATCACTTGTTCAATCTAGAATCAAG gcTTTGGATCGAATGGGCCATGTGGATGAAATTGTTAATGATCCTGA CTACAAATTTGACTTCCCCACTCCAGATGATAGACCTGGTGCACCAATAATAAGTTTCAG TGATGCATCATTTGGTTATCCTGGGGGCCCCATTCTGTTTAAGAATTTGAACTTTGGGATTGATCTCGACAGTCGTATTGCAA TGGTTGGACCAAATGGTATTGGCAAATCAACTATACTTAAGTTAATTGCTGGGGATCTTCAGCCCAGTTCTGGGACTGTCTTCCGATCTGCTAAG GTTCGTATAGCAGTGTTCAGTCAGCACCATGTTGATGGACTCGACTTATCCTCAAATCCTCTTCTGTATATGATGCGCTGCTATCCT GGAGTTCCAGAACAGAAGCTTCGAGCTCACTTAGGTTCTTTTGGTGTAACCGGAAATCTTGCGCTGCAGCCAATGTATACTTTGTCAG GTGGTCAGAAAAGCAGGGTTGCCTTTGCAAAGATAACTTTTAAGAAGCCACACATAATATTGCTTGATGAGCCATCCAATCATCTG GATTTGGATGCTGTTGAGGCGCTTATTCAAGGTCTTGTGCTGTTCCAAGGAGGCATTCTCATG GTGAGTCACGATGAGCACCTCATCTCTGGAAGCGTGGAGGAACTATGGGTTGTATCCGAAGGAAGAGTGGCACCATTCCATGGCACATTCCAAGATTATAAGAAGATACTCCAATCATCCTAG
- the LOC114382368 gene encoding uncharacterized protein LOC114382368: protein MGFAGALRNIVRPLSVASSRALTPRISTNASMAPFCPAFPSPCKTPQWLHPLWNHFHSLTDTRFPKRRPSEKPRRKRASLRPSGPYAWVQYTPGQPILPNKPNEGSVKRRNEKKRMRQRRAFILAEKKKRKAQLQEANRKKNIQRVERKMAAVAREREWAERLAELQRLEEEKKKSMA from the exons ATGGGATTTGCAGGAGCCCTAAGAAACATTGTTCGCCCTCTTTCAGTTGCATCATCAAGAGCTTTAACACCTCGGATCTCCACCAATGCTTCGATGGCACCATTTTGTCCTGCTTTTCCGTCTCCCTGCAAAACTCCTCAATGGCTTCATCCCCTTTGGAATCACTTCCACAGCTTGACAGACACTCGCTTTCCCAAGAGACGACCCTCGGAAAAACCTCGTCGAAAGAGAGCCAGCTTGAGACCCTCTG GGCCTTATGCTTGGGTTCAATATACACCTGGCCAACCCATACTTCCAAATAAGCCTAATGAAGGGAGTGTCAAAAGGAGAAATGAGAAGAAACGCATGAGGCAACGCCGGGCCTTTATATTG gctgaaaagaagaaaaggaaggcTCAGCTGCAAGAGGCTAATCGCAAGAAAAATATTCAGAGGGTAGAACGTAAAATGGCTGCCGTTGCAAGGGAAAGAGAGTGGGCAGAAAGACTGGCTGAGTTGCAGCGACttgaggaagagaagaaaaaatctaTGGCTTGA
- the LOC114382660 gene encoding uncharacterized protein LOC114382660, protein MAKRGRGQPPNTVPPPPVNHPQPATNLVVETENHELQKHEETIEEFEATTKSPETLIEEPKEVTDRKLWVDVLNNNRNPSNGVTMEFVAPKLINGEVEVEIEAEDIASELQFWENAMILYVLGGSLSMTMLKNYMVKMWNFVTLPDMLYHDDGYFLLRFMNREDRETVMMRGPYTIHNMPIILKEWTPDFNLSKDLEKTMPIWVKLPQLPLCLWGLKSLNKIGSAIGNPLMTDECTAQKLRVSYARILVEVDITQKLVEEITISDRTGGKIKQIVEYEWKPEFCEKCQKAGHQCGKKKVVKKWIPRNKQADEVKADPLPKTPVQNTETEGEDKPEGWITVGKAARHTGKAIEVIGTSNVDCSNGFKALEVLNDSLGGLGMVT, encoded by the coding sequence ATGGCGAAACGGGGGCGAGGGCAGCCACCGAATACGGTGCCTCCGCCACCGGTGAATCATCCTCAACCGGCAACTAATCTGGTAGTGGAGACTGAGAATCACGAGTTACAGAAGCACGAAGAAACTATTGAGGAATTTGAAGCAACAACGAAGAGTCCTGAAACCCTAATTGAAGAACCGAAGGAGGTCACTGATCGAAAACTGTGGGTAGATGTTCTAAACAACAATCGTAATCCGTCCAACGGCGTAACAATGGAGTTTGTAGCACCCAAACTGATCAATGGTGAAGTGGAAGTGGAAATTGAAGCGGAGGACATTGCGTCAGAACTTCAATTTTGGGAAAACGCGATGATACTGTATGTGCTGGGAGGTAGTTTGAGCATGACTATGTTGAAGAACTACATGGTGAAGATGTGGAATTTCGTTACTCTTCCAGATATGTTGTATCACGATGACGGTTACTTCCTTCTCCGTTTCATGAATCGCGAAGACAGGGAAACTGTGATGATGAGAGGACCCTACACCATCCACAACATGCCAATCATACTGAAGGAATGGACGCCAGATTTCAATCTAAGCAAAGACCTGGAGAAAACTATGCCGATTTGGGTAAAGTTACCACAATTGCCTCTATGCCTTTGGGGATTGAAAAGCTTGAACAAGATAGGCAGCGCAATAGGCAATCCTTTGATGACTGATGAATGCACAGCTCAGAAACTTAGAGTTTCTTATGCTCGCATATTGGTTGAGGTTGATATTACCCAAAAATTGGTAGAGGAAATCACCATATCTGACAGAACTGGAGGAAAGATAAAGCAGATTGTGGAATACGAGTGGAAGCCAGAATTTTGTGAGAAATGTCAAAAGGCTGGTCATCAATGTGGAAAGAAGAAAGTTGTCAAGAAATGGATACCTAGGAACAAGCAAGCAGATGAGGTAAAGGCAGATCCCCTTCCAAAGACACCTGTGCAGAATACTGAAACTGAAGGAGAGGACAAACCAGAAGGTTGGATTACAGTGGGCAAAGCTGCAAGACATACAGGCAAAGCTATAGAGGTAATTGGTACATCTAATGTTGATTGTTCTAATGGTTTCAAGGCTCTAGAAGTTTTGAACGACTCTCTAGGAGGCCTAGGGATGGTTACATGA